The following proteins are co-located in the Streptomyces sp. NBC_01198 genome:
- a CDS encoding YceI family protein, which translates to MSTQVNIPGYDAGTWVIDSARSEVAFHVRMLGFMKSRGTFDDFEGTIVIAANPLDSSVNAVIRSASVNTKNKKRDQDIQHAGYLNVEQYPTITFNSTGVRADGDDFLVDGDLTALAVTKQVTLRLAAKGSETGTDGQPVARFTADTQLSNKELGVTKGSSFINDTTTVVLEIVATKQAAAAPAAAVPDEAALGEAEQA; encoded by the coding sequence ATGTCCACGCAGGTCAACATTCCCGGTTACGACGCCGGCACGTGGGTGATCGACTCCGCCCGCTCCGAAGTCGCCTTCCACGTGCGCATGCTCGGTTTCATGAAGTCCCGGGGCACCTTCGATGACTTCGAGGGCACCATCGTGATAGCCGCCAACCCGCTCGACTCGTCGGTGAACGCGGTCATCAGGTCCGCGTCGGTGAACACCAAGAACAAGAAGCGCGACCAGGACATCCAGCACGCCGGATACCTGAACGTCGAGCAGTACCCGACGATCACCTTCAACTCGACCGGGGTGCGCGCCGACGGCGACGACTTCCTGGTCGACGGCGACCTCACCGCCCTCGCCGTCACCAAGCAGGTGACGCTGAGGCTGGCGGCCAAGGGCTCGGAGACCGGCACCGACGGGCAGCCGGTGGCCCGCTTCACCGCCGACACGCAGCTCAGCAACAAGGAACTCGGCGTGACGAAGGGCTCCTCCTTCATCAACGACACCACCACGGTGGTGCTGGAGATCGTGGCGACCAAGCAGGCCGCGGCCGCGCCGGCCGCCGCCGTGCCGGACGAGGCGGCGCTGGGCGAGGCCGAGCAGGCCTGA